A stretch of the Mesorhizobium huakuii genome encodes the following:
- a CDS encoding ABC transporter permease: MNWLKPSWQAALAIVLCVIAIALGAMSKPEAAALADPAASINYPYLGTKGVMLGLAIVAALVSMIRIPPLAEAVVLFVGAHLVAWLLISGIAGFEGTALAPYFLLLTAAWLLGWRCVAVLSGLRPMASSFRNALRLIIPAIFGAWILIIWEAVTRGAGIPFILLPPPSAIGARIAGSLPVLGADVRQTIFKAVIFGYVVGSGAGFITAVLADRVPFLRRGLLPIGNMVSALPIIGVAPIMVMWFGFDWQSKAAVVIIMTFFPMLVNTVAGLAASGHMERDLMRTYASGYWPTLIKLRLPAAAPFIFNALKINSTLALIGAIVAEFFGTPVVGMGFRISTEVGRMNIDMVWAEIAVAALAGSVFYGVVALVERAVTFWHPSVRGG, translated from the coding sequence ATGAACTGGCTGAAACCTTCCTGGCAAGCCGCCCTGGCGATCGTGTTGTGCGTGATCGCAATCGCGCTCGGCGCCATGTCGAAGCCGGAAGCGGCGGCGCTTGCAGACCCGGCGGCCAGCATCAACTATCCCTATCTCGGAACCAAGGGCGTGATGCTCGGCCTGGCGATCGTTGCGGCGCTGGTTTCGATGATCAGGATTCCGCCCCTTGCCGAGGCCGTTGTGCTGTTTGTCGGTGCCCATCTCGTTGCCTGGCTGCTGATCTCGGGCATCGCAGGGTTCGAGGGCACGGCATTGGCACCGTACTTCCTGCTGCTCACGGCTGCCTGGCTGCTTGGCTGGCGCTGCGTGGCGGTGCTGTCGGGGCTTCGCCCGATGGCGAGTTCGTTCCGGAACGCACTGCGCCTCATTATCCCGGCCATCTTCGGCGCCTGGATCCTGATCATCTGGGAAGCGGTGACGCGGGGCGCCGGCATTCCCTTCATCCTGTTGCCACCGCCGAGCGCCATCGGCGCGCGCATTGCCGGTTCGCTGCCGGTGCTCGGCGCCGATGTGCGGCAGACCATCTTCAAGGCGGTGATCTTCGGCTATGTCGTCGGCAGCGGCGCCGGCTTCATCACCGCGGTGCTTGCCGACCGCGTGCCGTTCCTGCGGCGCGGGCTCCTGCCGATCGGCAATATGGTTTCGGCGCTGCCGATCATCGGCGTGGCGCCTATCATGGTGATGTGGTTCGGCTTCGACTGGCAGTCCAAGGCGGCGGTCGTCATCATCATGACCTTCTTCCCGATGTTGGTGAACACGGTCGCCGGGCTGGCCGCCTCCGGCCATATGGAGCGCGACCTGATGCGCACCTATGCCTCGGGCTACTGGCCGACGCTGATCAAGCTCAGGCTGCCGGCCGCCGCTCCCTTTATCTTCAACGCGCTGAAGATCAACTCGACGCTGGCGCTGATCGGCGCCATCGTCGCCGAGTTCTTCGGCACGCCCGTCGTCGGCATGGGCTTCCGCATCTCGACCGAGGTCGGGCGGATGAACATCGACATGGTCTGGGCCGAAATCGCAGTTGCAGCACTTGCGGGTTCGGTCTTTTATGGCGTGGTCGCTCTTGTCGAAAGAGCCGTCACGTTTTGGCATCCCTCTGTCCGTGGTGGATAG
- a CDS encoding thiamine pyrophosphate-binding protein translates to MKTGGQLIVDALEANGTDRIFCVPGESYLAVLDALHDSAIRTIVCRQEGGAAMMADCQGRLTGKPGICFVTRGPGATNASAGIHIAMQDSVPLILFIGQVASHAKEREAFQEVDYKKFFGDIAKWVVEIDDAARIPEFVTRAFAVATSGRPGPVVISLPEDMLTSEVEAPQALPHTPVETYPGGAELDALEMLFNGAKRPFVILGGTRWNEEAVARMRAISEAWSLPVGCSFRRQMLFDHLHANYAGDVGIGINPKLAAQIKAADVVLLIGGRMGEMPSSDYTLLKSPYPDQALVHVHADAGELGRVYRPTLAINASPAAFVEAFAKRKPAGTPTWAAETAKAHSVYLEWSTPPQTGPGDVQMGPIMDYLEKVLPDDAILANGAGNYATWVHRFHRSRRFGTQAAPTSGSMGYGTPAAVAAKALYPDRTVVAFAGDGCFLMNGQEFATAVQYDLPIIVVVVNNGIYGTIRMHQEREYPGRVVATDLKNPDFAALARAYGGHGETVEKTADFAPAFERARASGKPSIVEIRLDPEAITPTRTMTQIRDKA, encoded by the coding sequence ATGAAGACCGGTGGACAACTGATTGTCGACGCGCTGGAAGCGAACGGCACCGACCGCATCTTCTGCGTGCCCGGCGAATCCTACCTCGCGGTGCTCGACGCGTTGCATGACTCGGCGATCCGCACCATCGTCTGCCGCCAGGAAGGCGGTGCGGCGATGATGGCCGACTGCCAGGGTCGGCTGACCGGCAAGCCCGGCATCTGCTTCGTCACCCGCGGCCCCGGCGCCACCAACGCCTCGGCCGGCATCCACATCGCCATGCAGGATTCGGTTCCGCTCATCCTGTTCATCGGCCAGGTCGCCAGCCACGCCAAGGAGCGCGAGGCGTTCCAGGAGGTTGATTACAAGAAGTTCTTTGGCGACATCGCCAAATGGGTGGTCGAGATCGACGACGCCGCGCGCATCCCCGAATTCGTCACCCGCGCCTTCGCCGTGGCGACGTCGGGCCGGCCAGGCCCGGTCGTCATCTCGCTGCCCGAGGACATGCTGACCAGCGAGGTCGAGGCGCCGCAAGCCCTTCCCCACACGCCGGTCGAGACCTATCCCGGCGGGGCCGAACTCGACGCGCTGGAAATGCTGTTTAACGGCGCCAAGCGACCGTTCGTCATCCTCGGCGGCACGCGCTGGAATGAGGAAGCGGTCGCGCGGATGCGCGCCATATCGGAGGCATGGTCGCTCCCCGTCGGCTGCTCTTTCCGCCGCCAGATGCTGTTCGACCATCTTCATGCGAACTATGCCGGCGACGTCGGCATCGGCATCAACCCCAAGCTGGCGGCGCAGATCAAGGCGGCCGACGTCGTGTTGTTGATCGGCGGCCGCATGGGCGAGATGCCCTCCTCCGACTACACGCTGCTGAAAAGCCCCTACCCCGACCAGGCGCTGGTGCATGTCCACGCCGACGCCGGCGAGCTCGGCCGCGTCTACCGGCCCACGCTGGCGATCAACGCCTCGCCCGCCGCCTTCGTCGAGGCCTTTGCCAAGCGTAAGCCGGCCGGCACGCCGACCTGGGCAGCTGAGACGGCGAAAGCACATAGCGTCTATCTCGAATGGTCGACACCACCGCAGACAGGTCCGGGCGACGTGCAGATGGGCCCGATCATGGACTATCTGGAAAAGGTCTTGCCGGATGACGCCATCCTCGCCAACGGCGCCGGCAACTATGCCACCTGGGTGCATCGTTTCCACCGCTCGCGCCGCTTCGGCACGCAAGCGGCACCGACCTCCGGCTCGATGGGCTATGGCACGCCGGCGGCGGTCGCCGCCAAGGCGCTTTATCCGGATCGTACCGTGGTCGCCTTCGCCGGCGACGGCTGCTTCCTGATGAACGGCCAGGAGTTCGCCACCGCAGTGCAATATGACCTGCCGATCATCGTTGTCGTCGTCAACAACGGCATTTACGGCACCATCCGCATGCACCAAGAGCGCGAATACCCCGGCCGCGTCGTCGCCACCGATCTCAAAAACCCTGACTTCGCGGCATTGGCGCGCGCCTATGGCGGCCATGGCGAGACCGTCGAGAAGACGGCAGACTTCGCGCCGGCCTTCGAACGTGCCCGCGCCAGCGGCAAGCCCTCAATCGTCGAGATCAGGCTCGATCCCGAAGCGATCACGCCAACCCGGACGATGACGCAAATCCGCGACAAGGCCTGA
- a CDS encoding CaiB/BaiF CoA transferase family protein has protein sequence MAEPPLKGVRVVELARILAGPWAGQLLADLGADVIKVESPDGGDDTRKWGPPFVMSHDGENLSAAYYHSCNRGKRSIAIDFSTPKGAETIRRLVATSDVLIENFKLGGLKKYGLDYDSLRKINPRLVYCSITGFGQDGPYAPRAGYDFIIQAMAGMMSITGEAGREPQKAGVAISDIFTGLYSVIAIQAALRHADQTGEGQHIDMALFDTQISALGNQNLNYLVSGKSPVQMGNAHMNIAPYEVVPVRDGHIILAVGNDGQFAKFCAAVGLDELSTNPDFATNPARVANRVKLREHMIEALSTIDRDPLLAKLEAASVPASPINTIGQMFADPQTIARGMRLDLDDGHGNLLPSVRAPMVMSGTPLVYERPSPRLGEHTDEILAELEKSAK, from the coding sequence ATGGCCGAACCACCCCTGAAAGGCGTCCGCGTCGTCGAACTCGCCCGCATCCTTGCCGGGCCCTGGGCCGGGCAATTGCTTGCCGATCTCGGTGCCGATGTCATCAAGGTCGAAAGCCCAGATGGCGGCGACGACACCCGCAAATGGGGTCCGCCCTTCGTCATGAGCCATGACGGGGAGAACCTGTCCGCCGCCTACTACCATTCCTGCAATCGCGGCAAGCGTTCCATCGCCATTGATTTTTCGACGCCTAAGGGTGCCGAGACCATCCGCCGTCTGGTCGCCACATCGGACGTGCTGATCGAGAATTTCAAGCTCGGCGGGCTGAAGAAATACGGGCTCGACTATGACAGCCTGCGCAAGATCAACCCGCGCCTCGTCTATTGCTCGATCACCGGTTTCGGCCAGGACGGACCCTACGCGCCACGCGCCGGCTACGACTTCATCATCCAGGCCATGGCCGGCATGATGTCGATCACCGGCGAGGCCGGCCGCGAGCCGCAAAAGGCCGGCGTCGCCATCTCGGACATCTTTACCGGGCTCTATTCCGTCATCGCCATCCAGGCCGCGTTGCGCCATGCCGACCAGACCGGCGAAGGCCAGCATATCGACATGGCACTGTTCGACACGCAGATCTCGGCGCTCGGCAACCAGAACCTCAACTATCTCGTCTCCGGCAAGTCGCCGGTGCAGATGGGCAACGCGCATATGAACATCGCGCCTTACGAGGTGGTGCCGGTCCGGGACGGCCACATCATCCTGGCGGTCGGCAATGACGGTCAGTTCGCCAAATTCTGCGCCGCCGTCGGGCTCGATGAACTGTCGACCAATCCCGACTTCGCCACCAATCCGGCTCGGGTCGCCAACCGGGTGAAGCTGCGCGAGCACATGATCGAGGCGCTAAGCACGATCGATCGCGATCCGCTGCTGGCAAAGCTGGAAGCAGCAAGCGTGCCGGCGAGCCCGATCAACACGATCGGCCAGATGTTCGCCGACCCGCAGACCATCGCGCGCGGCATGCGGCTCGACCTCGACGACGGCCATGGCAATCTTCTGCCCTCGGTGCGCGCGCCGATGGTGATGTCGGGCACCCCGCTGGTCTATGAGCGCCCCTCGCCGCGACTGGGCGAACACACCGACGAAATCCTTGCCGAACTGGAGAAATCAGCGAAATGA
- a CDS encoding cystathionine gamma-synthase family protein — MTAPRPSKTHIGNHKLHPETLMLSYGFDPQLSEGAVKPPVFLTSTFVFKSAEEGRDFFDYTSGRKEPPSGTASGLVYSRFNHPNSEIVEDRLAIYEGTDACILFSSGMSAIATTLLAYARPGDVILHSQPLYGGTETLLTRTLSGFGIGAVGFADGVDEKAVRAAADAAVAKGRVSVILIETPSNPTNSLVDIALMRMIADEIGSKQGTTPIIVCDNTLLGPVFQRPIEHGADVSVYSLTKYVGGHSDLIAGAAMGSKAVTKPIKALRGAIGTQLDPHSCWMLGRSLETLSIRMERANDNARLVAEFLRDHAKVEKVHYLPFLGEDTPAGRAYIRQCSGAGSTFSFDIRGGQKAAFAFLNALQIFKLAVSLGGTESLASHPAAMTHSGIPFDVRQRIGVLETTVRLSIGVEHPDDLIADLTQALAAV; from the coding sequence ATGACCGCGCCACGCCCGTCGAAAACCCATATCGGCAACCACAAGCTCCATCCGGAGACGCTGATGCTGAGCTATGGTTTTGACCCGCAGCTTTCGGAGGGCGCGGTCAAGCCACCGGTGTTCCTGACCTCGACCTTTGTGTTCAAATCGGCGGAAGAGGGGCGAGACTTCTTCGACTACACATCCGGCCGCAAGGAGCCGCCGAGCGGTACGGCGTCAGGCCTGGTCTATTCGCGCTTCAACCATCCCAACAGCGAGATCGTCGAAGATCGGCTGGCGATCTATGAGGGGACGGATGCCTGCATCCTGTTCTCGTCGGGCATGTCGGCGATCGCCACCACACTGCTCGCCTATGCCCGCCCGGGCGACGTCATCCTGCATTCGCAGCCGCTCTATGGCGGCACCGAGACGCTCTTGACGCGCACGCTGTCCGGCTTCGGCATCGGTGCTGTCGGCTTCGCCGACGGCGTCGACGAGAAGGCGGTGCGGGCGGCCGCCGATGCCGCGGTTGCGAAGGGGCGCGTTTCGGTCATCCTGATCGAGACGCCATCGAACCCGACCAACAGCCTGGTCGATATCGCGCTGATGCGGATGATCGCCGACGAGATCGGCTCCAAGCAAGGGACGACGCCGATCATCGTCTGCGACAACACGCTGCTCGGCCCGGTGTTCCAGCGGCCGATCGAGCATGGCGCCGATGTTTCCGTCTATTCGCTGACCAAATATGTCGGCGGCCATTCCGACCTGATCGCGGGTGCGGCCATGGGCAGCAAGGCGGTCACCAAGCCGATCAAGGCGCTGCGCGGCGCGATCGGCACGCAGCTCGATCCGCATTCCTGCTGGATGCTCGGCCGCTCGCTGGAGACGCTGTCGATCCGGATGGAGCGGGCCAATGACAATGCGCGCCTGGTGGCCGAATTCCTGCGCGATCATGCCAAGGTCGAGAAGGTGCATTATCTGCCGTTCCTGGGCGAGGACACACCGGCGGGCCGCGCCTACATCAGGCAATGCAGCGGCGCCGGCTCGACCTTCTCCTTCGACATCAGGGGCGGACAGAAGGCGGCTTTCGCCTTTCTCAACGCCTTGCAGATCTTCAAGCTGGCGGTAAGCCTCGGTGGCACGGAATCGCTCGCCAGCCATCCGGCGGCCATGACCCATTCCGGCATTCCCTTCGACGTGCGCCAGCGCATCGGCGTGCTGGAGACCACGGTCAGGCTGTCGATCGGTGTCGAGCATCCGGACGATCTGATCGCCGACCTGACGCAGGCGCTGGCGGCGGTCTGA
- a CDS encoding ABC transporter permease has product MDSFRDKLVPVTSILAGVVVLWYVFAVILNAPFQRDLDTRANETPGAVEFIGKTLAQPKPTLPAPHQVAVNFFENTFLRPITSSRSLVYNAWVTLSSTLLGFAFGTALGIIIAVGIVHVATLDRSLMPWIIASQTIPILAVAPMIIVVLAAIGITGLIPKAMISTYLSFFPVTVGMVKGLRSPEIMHLDLMHTYNASGPQTFWKLRVPASVPFLFTSMKVAVAASLVGAIVGELPTGAVAGIGAKLLAGAYYSQSIDIWSALVAGSIVAALLVMVVGIAGRLVDRAMGGRPA; this is encoded by the coding sequence ATGGACTCCTTCCGCGACAAGCTCGTCCCCGTCACCTCGATCCTCGCTGGCGTGGTCGTGCTCTGGTACGTCTTCGCCGTCATCCTCAATGCGCCGTTCCAGCGCGATCTCGACACCCGTGCCAACGAAACCCCCGGCGCCGTCGAGTTCATCGGCAAGACGCTGGCGCAGCCGAAGCCGACACTGCCGGCGCCGCATCAGGTGGCGGTGAACTTCTTCGAAAACACTTTCCTGCGGCCCATCACTTCGAGCCGCAGCCTCGTCTACAATGCCTGGGTGACGCTGTCGTCGACGCTGCTCGGCTTTGCCTTCGGTACCGCGCTCGGCATCATCATTGCCGTCGGCATCGTGCATGTGGCGACGCTCGACCGCAGCCTGATGCCGTGGATCATCGCCTCGCAGACCATTCCGATCCTGGCGGTGGCGCCGATGATCATCGTCGTGCTGGCGGCTATCGGCATTACCGGGCTGATCCCGAAGGCGATGATCTCGACCTATCTGTCGTTCTTCCCGGTTACCGTCGGCATGGTGAAGGGGCTGCGCTCGCCCGAGATCATGCATCTCGACCTGATGCATACCTACAATGCCAGCGGCCCGCAGACCTTCTGGAAATTGCGCGTGCCGGCCTCGGTGCCGTTCCTGTTCACCTCGATGAAGGTGGCGGTGGCCGCAAGCCTGGTCGGCGCCATCGTTGGCGAGCTGCCGACAGGCGCGGTCGCCGGCATCGGCGCCAAGCTGCTCGCCGGCGCCTATTACAGCCAGTCCATCGATATCTGGTCGGCGCTGGTCGCCGGTTCGATCGTGGCGGCGCTTCTGGTCATGGTGGTCGGCATTGCCGGCCGCCTCGTCGACCGCGCAATGGGCGGGAGGCCGGCATGA
- a CDS encoding Lrp/AsnC family transcriptional regulator — protein sequence MQQKIADDFDLRILRELRADARITNNELAERIGLSPSPCLRRVRRLEETGVIRGYTTLVDPAAFGWSMVAIATIRLSRQNEDEIVMFEEAIRGWEEVLECHLVTGSRDYVLKVVTGSLEQYERFIKEKIARLKCVASIETSFVMNTIKERRL from the coding sequence GTGCAGCAGAAGATAGCCGATGATTTCGACCTCAGGATTCTGCGCGAACTGCGAGCGGACGCCCGCATCACCAACAACGAGCTTGCCGAGCGCATTGGCCTGTCGCCGTCGCCCTGCCTGAGGCGAGTGCGACGACTGGAGGAGACCGGCGTCATCAGAGGTTACACCACGCTGGTCGATCCCGCCGCCTTCGGCTGGAGCATGGTCGCCATCGCCACCATCCGGCTCAGCCGCCAGAACGAGGACGAGATCGTGATGTTCGAGGAGGCAATCCGCGGCTGGGAAGAGGTGCTGGAGTGCCACCTCGTCACCGGCTCGCGCGACTATGTGCTGAAGGTGGTGACAGGCAGCCTCGAACAGTATGAGCGCTTCATCAAGGAGAAGATCGCGCGGCTGAAATGCGTCGCTTCGATCGAAACCAGCTTCGTCATGAACACCATAAAGGAACGGCGCCTCTGA
- a CDS encoding ABC transporter substrate-binding protein produces the protein MKRLVIPVLAGAMSLAAFQAMAADKVTLQLKWVTQAQFAGYYVAKAKGFYEAEGLDVDIKPGGPDIAPEQVIAGGGADVIVDWMGGALAAREKGVPLVNIAQPFKKAGMELVCPKDGPIKTEADFKGHTLGVWFFGNEYPFYAWMNKLGLKTDGGPDGVTVLKQSFDVQPLIQKQADCISVMTYNEYWQLIDAGYKPEQLTVFNYSAMGNDLLEDGLYASEDKLKDPAFEDKMVRFVRASMKGWKYAIDNNDEAAGIVMDGGGQDENHQKRMMSEIAKLVDNADGKLDPATYERTAKALLDQKIITKEPKGAYTTAITDKAIK, from the coding sequence ATGAAAAGACTTGTTATTCCCGTTCTGGCCGGTGCGATGTCGCTGGCCGCTTTCCAGGCAATGGCCGCCGACAAGGTGACGTTGCAGCTGAAATGGGTCACGCAGGCCCAGTTTGCCGGCTACTATGTCGCCAAGGCCAAGGGTTTCTATGAGGCCGAGGGTCTCGACGTCGATATCAAGCCGGGCGGTCCCGACATCGCGCCCGAGCAGGTGATCGCCGGCGGTGGCGCCGACGTCATCGTCGACTGGATGGGCGGTGCGCTGGCTGCGCGCGAAAAGGGCGTGCCGCTGGTCAACATCGCCCAGCCGTTCAAGAAGGCCGGCATGGAGCTGGTCTGCCCGAAGGACGGCCCGATCAAGACCGAAGCCGACTTCAAGGGCCATACGCTCGGCGTCTGGTTCTTCGGCAACGAGTATCCGTTCTATGCCTGGATGAACAAGCTTGGCCTCAAGACCGACGGCGGCCCGGACGGCGTCACCGTCTTGAAGCAGAGCTTTGACGTGCAGCCGCTGATCCAGAAGCAGGCGGATTGCATTTCGGTCATGACCTACAATGAATACTGGCAACTGATCGATGCCGGCTACAAGCCGGAACAGCTGACCGTGTTCAACTATTCGGCGATGGGCAACGACCTGCTCGAGGACGGGCTCTATGCCTCGGAAGACAAGCTCAAGGACCCGGCCTTCGAGGACAAGATGGTGCGCTTCGTGCGCGCCTCGATGAAGGGCTGGAAATATGCCATCGACAACAATGACGAAGCGGCAGGCATCGTCATGGACGGCGGCGGCCAGGACGAGAACCACCAGAAGCGGATGATGAGCGAAATCGCCAAGCTGGTCGACAATGCCGACGGCAAGCTCGATCCGGCGACCTATGAGCGTACCGCCAAGGCGCTGCTCGACCAGAAGATCATCACCAAGGAGCCGAAAGGCGCCTACACCACCGCGATCACCGACAAGGCGATCAAGTAA
- a CDS encoding ribonuclease T2 family protein: MRIGVVFGLAMLAVSLVNAAHADVKMSGTFVADAACPATQAIKNGKNPGNVSTDAGQSYQLLAGNKDTPTHYLILVPGADPERRWVKVTCGHLSGSNAATVPAAPGGQGKPAASGKPEYVFALSWQPAFCETKSNKTECRAQSPNEFDATNFTLHGLWPQPNGNFYCQVAAGDKANDNPAHWKDLPPVNLDAGTRKELDQVMPGTASQLERHEWIKHGTCYGKSQQEYFSDALGLMRQVNASPVRELFVKTIGGKLTADQIRGAFDQAFGAGAGDRVRVSCVIDPSNGRRLIGELTLGLAGPIGPNASLKDLLLASVPTNKAGCPTGTVDAIGFQ, encoded by the coding sequence ATGCGCATTGGTGTCGTTTTCGGATTGGCCATGCTGGCGGTGTCGCTGGTCAATGCTGCGCATGCCGACGTCAAGATGAGCGGCACCTTCGTTGCCGACGCCGCCTGTCCGGCAACGCAGGCCATCAAGAACGGCAAGAACCCCGGCAATGTTTCGACCGATGCCGGACAGAGCTACCAGCTGCTTGCCGGCAACAAGGATACGCCGACGCATTATCTGATCCTGGTGCCGGGCGCCGATCCGGAACGCCGCTGGGTAAAGGTCACTTGCGGCCATCTGTCGGGCAGCAATGCCGCGACGGTGCCGGCGGCACCTGGCGGACAAGGCAAGCCTGCCGCCTCGGGAAAACCCGAATATGTCTTCGCGCTGAGCTGGCAGCCGGCTTTTTGCGAGACCAAGTCGAACAAGACCGAATGCAGGGCGCAGAGCCCGAACGAGTTCGATGCCACCAACTTCACCTTGCACGGCCTGTGGCCGCAGCCGAACGGCAATTTCTATTGCCAGGTGGCCGCAGGCGACAAGGCCAACGACAATCCGGCCCACTGGAAGGACCTGCCGCCGGTCAATCTCGACGCCGGCACCCGCAAGGAGCTCGATCAGGTGATGCCGGGCACGGCCTCCCAGTTGGAACGGCATGAATGGATCAAGCACGGTACCTGCTACGGCAAGAGCCAGCAGGAGTATTTTTCCGATGCGCTCGGCCTGATGCGACAGGTGAACGCCTCGCCGGTGCGCGAACTCTTCGTCAAGACCATTGGCGGCAAGCTGACGGCGGACCAGATCCGTGGCGCCTTCGATCAGGCTTTCGGCGCCGGGGCAGGGGATCGCGTGCGGGTATCCTGCGTCATCGACCCTTCGAACGGCCGGCGGCTGATCGGCGAACTGACGCTCGGCCTAGCCGGCCCGATTGGCCCGAACGCTTCGCTCAAGGACCTGCTGCTGGCCTCTGTGCCGACCAACAAGGCGGGTTGCCCGACCGGCACCGTTGACGCGATCGGGTTCCAGTAA
- a CDS encoding alpha/beta fold hydrolase — MPFNQQRMVRSPTGADLNLFVRNAEVRPRAVVQINHGLAEHAARYARFADFLSARGFHVYVHDHRGHGATKASDAPLGRFADRDGSTKVIADVDAIHDLIAGECTDLPVILFGHSMGASVALNYLLEHSPRVHAAAIWNGNFSQGRLGQVALGILAWERMRLGSDVPSRLLPKLTFQAWGKAVPNHRTPFDWLSRDEAEVAQYIADPLCGWDASVSMWQDVVSMALNGGKDAGFAGVRRDLPVAIVGGEKDPASEYGKGITHLANRMRRMGFSNLVSKVYDDTRHESLNEVNRDIIMDDFAAWADSVLK; from the coding sequence ATGCCTTTCAATCAACAACGCATGGTCCGCTCACCGACCGGCGCCGACCTCAACCTCTTCGTGAGAAATGCCGAAGTCCGGCCACGCGCCGTCGTCCAGATCAATCATGGCCTGGCCGAGCACGCCGCGCGCTATGCCCGCTTTGCCGATTTTCTCTCCGCGCGCGGCTTCCATGTCTATGTCCACGACCATCGCGGCCACGGCGCGACCAAGGCATCAGATGCACCGCTCGGGAGATTCGCCGATAGGGATGGCTCGACCAAGGTGATCGCCGATGTCGATGCCATCCACGATCTCATCGCCGGCGAATGCACGGACCTGCCGGTCATCCTCTTCGGCCATTCCATGGGCGCGTCGGTGGCGCTGAACTATCTTTTGGAACACTCGCCACGCGTCCATGCCGCCGCGATCTGGAACGGCAATTTCTCGCAAGGGCGGCTTGGGCAGGTGGCGCTCGGCATTCTCGCCTGGGAACGCATGCGGCTTGGTTCCGATGTCCCGTCACGCCTGCTGCCCAAACTCACCTTCCAGGCCTGGGGCAAGGCGGTGCCCAACCACCGCACGCCGTTCGACTGGTTGTCGCGCGACGAAGCGGAGGTAGCGCAATACATCGCCGATCCGCTGTGCGGCTGGGATGCCTCGGTGTCGATGTGGCAGGACGTGGTCTCGATGGCGCTGAACGGCGGCAAGGATGCCGGCTTTGCCGGCGTCCGGCGCGACCTTCCCGTCGCCATCGTCGGCGGCGAGAAAGACCCAGCTTCGGAATACGGCAAGGGCATCACCCATCTTGCCAACCGCATGCGCAGGATGGGCTTTTCGAATCTCGTTTCAAAGGTTTACGATGACACCCGCCACGAAAGCCTGAACGAGGTGAACCGCGACATCATCATGGATGATTTCGCCGCCTGGGCCGACAGCGTGTTGAAATAA
- a CDS encoding GGDEF domain-containing protein — protein MLNSFLLIAEAVVYFSVMVTLFRFRKRIGLGVFVCALGVMHFLETYLASVFYVALPFGMVSPGSAVLFSGKLVMLLLLYIKEDAATVRQPIYGLLLGNALMIGLVLLLRLHVIAPLPDGKLPDIGFIDEMGWLMVWGTTLLVIDAILIILLYEKLGRHLRKAQFARILTSVACVLTFDQAGFFTALHFVAGAPIAVFFGGWFAKMAAALTFSAMLVAYLKWFEARDIALPRGLTDIFETLTYRERYEALVEHVGRDGLTGLLHRGRFDADGEAAVEVSLRTARPLSLLIVDVDHFKSINDRFGHAEGDKVLKAVASLLREVASAEDQVFRIGGEEFAILSSRPHSVARLFGESIRHAVKASTVTSRFELTVSAGVSTVGETTRCLADLFALADQRLYKAKSTGRDRVIGEPGGHEPDTALAWTKSAQF, from the coding sequence TTGCTGAACAGTTTCCTGCTCATTGCCGAAGCGGTCGTCTACTTCAGCGTCATGGTGACGCTTTTCCGCTTTCGCAAGCGCATTGGCCTCGGCGTCTTCGTCTGCGCGCTCGGCGTCATGCATTTCCTGGAGACCTATCTCGCCAGCGTCTTTTATGTCGCCTTGCCGTTCGGCATGGTCTCGCCGGGCTCGGCGGTGCTGTTTTCGGGCAAGCTGGTGATGCTCCTCCTGCTCTACATCAAGGAGGACGCCGCCACCGTGCGCCAGCCGATCTACGGCCTGCTGCTCGGCAATGCGCTGATGATCGGGCTGGTGCTGCTCTTGCGCCTGCACGTCATCGCTCCCCTCCCCGACGGCAAGCTTCCCGATATCGGCTTCATCGACGAGATGGGCTGGCTGATGGTGTGGGGCACGACGCTGCTCGTCATCGACGCCATCCTGATCATCCTGCTCTATGAGAAACTTGGGCGCCATCTACGCAAGGCTCAGTTCGCGCGCATCCTGACCTCGGTTGCCTGCGTGCTGACCTTCGACCAGGCCGGCTTCTTCACTGCTCTGCATTTCGTCGCCGGCGCGCCGATCGCGGTGTTCTTCGGCGGCTGGTTCGCCAAGATGGCGGCAGCGCTTACCTTCAGCGCCATGCTCGTGGCTTACCTGAAATGGTTCGAGGCCCGCGACATTGCGCTGCCGCGCGGGCTGACCGATATTTTCGAAACCCTGACCTATCGCGAGCGCTATGAAGCGCTGGTCGAACATGTCGGCCGCGACGGCCTGACCGGCCTGCTGCACCGCGGCCGCTTCGACGCCGACGGTGAAGCCGCCGTCGAGGTCAGCCTGCGCACGGCGAGACCCCTCAGCCTGCTGATCGTCGATGTCGATCATTTCAAGTCGATCAACGACCGTTTCGGCCATGCTGAAGGCGACAAGGTGCTGAAAGCGGTCGCAAGCCTGCTTCGCGAAGTGGCGAGCGCCGAAGACCAGGTGTTCCGGATCGGCGGCGAGGAATTCGCCATCCTCAGTTCACGTCCGCATTCGGTCGCCAGGCTGTTTGGCGAAAGCATCCGCCACGCTGTCAAGGCATCGACGGTGACCAGCCGCTTCGAGTTGACCGTCAGCGCCGGCGTTTCAACCGTCGGCGAAACGACACGCTGCCTTGCCGATTTGTTCGCGCTCGCCGACCAGCGCCTCTACAAGGCGAAGTCGACCGGACGCGATCGCGTAATCGGCGAGCCGGGCGGCCACGAGCCCGACACCGCCCTCGCCTGGACGAAGTCGGCGCAGTTCTAG